ATTTCCCATTTCCCTTCCGGGTTAGTCGCAGCCAAACGGCACCCTCCAATCAACGCAGGCACGACGTTATCTGGGTGACCTTCCATCGCGATCGCTAGTTGCATCACCTCAGTAGCGGAGAGCGGTGAACCAGCCAGCACATTGGCCCCGACCAAACCTCCGACGATGGCTGTGGCAGAACTGCCCAAACCGCGAGCTAAGGGAACCCCTAGTTGAATAGTGATCTGGACAGGCGGTGGCGTTTGGCCTAAGTGCTCATAGAGTTTGGCAAACGCTTGGTAAGCTAAATTGCTTTCATCTGTTTTGACGCGATCGGCTTCTAACCCCTCTACTATGATCTGCACCCGCTGTTCTGCACCCACTTCTAGACCCGTCAAGAGATGGGCAAATTGGAATTGGTTGTACACCGTCAAAGCCGCACCCAAACAATCGAACCCTGGCCCAATATTGGCAGTCGTAGCCGGAACAGTGACAGTAACAGTGGGACTCAACGACATCACAAATACCTATTAGCAGCGATCGCAAACTTTGATTCCTTGCAAACCTGATCATAAAGCCCTGAAGTCACCTTCCCAAACGCGATTAGTTAAACCCACTTTTGGAGGGAGTCTGAGGGGCGCAACCGTTCCTCATCGGGGGTTTGGGGGTAAGCGCCCCCAAGAGTTCGGTTCTCGCACAGAAGTCAACCCCTCCCCAGCTACCCAAAATTGACTAGAGTGAAAGAACAACATGATTCAACTCACCCAGATCCAAGCGATCGCCCTTTTGTGACTAATTCGCCCTTCGCCGCCGAACGCCTCCTCTTCACCCCCGCCACACCCGACCCTGACGCGATTCCCGCTATTTTTGCCTTCCCAAACGACTACAACGTCGGCATTACTAGCTTGGGCTATCAGGTCGTGTGGGCAACTTTGGCATCGCGATCGGATCTGCAAGTTAGCCGACTGTTTACTGATGTCCACGAACCCCTGCCATCCCAACCAGAACTCCTGGGCTTTTCTGTGTCCTGGGAGCTGGATTATGTCAATATTTTGGGCTTGCTAGAATCCTTAGATATTCCGATTCGAGCTAGCGATCGCACCGATGATCATCCCTTAGTCTTCGGGGGTGGCCCTGTTCTGACTGCTAACCCGGAACCCTTCGCCGACTTCTTTGATGTCGTGTTGCTCGGAGATGGTGAGATTCTGTTAGAGGCAATGGTTGCAGCCTACAAAGAGGTGAGGGGTAGCGATCACCCAACTCAACTGCGGCATTTAGCCCAAGTCCCAGGAATCTATATCCCCAGCTTGTACGAAGTTACTTACCAAAGCCCAGAGGGAGCGATCGCCACCATTCAGCCCATCGACTCCACCATCCCCGCCCAAGTCGAAAAGCAAACCTATCGCGGCAATACCCTCTCAGCCTCCACTGTTGTCACAGAAAAAGCTGCTTGGGAAAACATTTACATGGTGGAAGTAGTGCGTAGTTGCCCAGAGATGTGCCGCTTCTGCCTCGCCAGTTACCTGACGCTACCCTTCCGTACCGC
This region of Trichocoleus desertorum NBK24 genomic DNA includes:
- the thrB gene encoding homoserine kinase: MSLSPTVTVTVPATTANIGPGFDCLGAALTVYNQFQFAHLLTGLEVGAEQRVQIIVEGLEADRVKTDESNLAYQAFAKLYEHLGQTPPPVQITIQLGVPLARGLGSSATAIVGGLVGANVLAGSPLSATEVMQLAIAMEGHPDNVVPALIGGCRLAATNPEGKWEICDIPWHSDIVPVVAIPNFELSTAEARRVLPTEYSRADAIFNTAHLGLLVRALETGNGKWLRAALQDRIHQPYRQTLIPGYAAVQDTAIAAGAHGLVISGAGPTLLALTNSQQAANVEAAIANAWVEQGITPLVKALQIDLRGAVTVTEPVI